A window of the Zeugodacus cucurbitae isolate PBARC_wt_2022May chromosome 2, idZeuCucr1.2, whole genome shotgun sequence genome harbors these coding sequences:
- the LOC105215457 gene encoding carboxypeptidase inhibitor SmCI encodes MRSPALAFVICVALAMVFMTQAEHNAHCKELNQVNCYMGQNEGYFCNKNQHTATQTRWFFDKGACKKFNYKGCYGNRNRFCTKEACERRCLG; translated from the exons ATGCGTTCACCGGCATTAGCATTTGTCATATGCGTGGCGTTGGCCATGGTCTTTATGACGCAGGCGGAACACAATGCGCATTGCAAGGAACTGA ATCAAGTGAACTGTTATATGGGTCAGAATGAGGGCTACTTCTGCAATAAGAATCAACATACCGCCACACAGACGCGCTGGTTCTTCGACAAAGGCGCttgcaaaaaattcaattacaaggGCTGCTATGGCAATCGGAACCGCTTCTGCACGAAGGAGGCCTGCGAACGGCGCTGCCTGGGATAA